A stretch of Lathyrus oleraceus cultivar Zhongwan6 chromosome 6, CAAS_Psat_ZW6_1.0, whole genome shotgun sequence DNA encodes these proteins:
- the LOC127093203 gene encoding uncharacterized protein LOC127093203, whose protein sequence is MSKEKNSKHNPSNLVAKLMGLETLPKGEPNLSKDYSQDIYGHLGWPLKHRKVEDRFMMCNKEVHHSSAEQIGYRDGYETWLQSHRGRWREDFDEGKMALVHQKFIEAKNMSTHEALRQSKQFEDALDILSSNNDLLVRFLDSQKLYQLPSTPSDDANRITLIKPLKMFGNDKSCGKSKKNDRLIKKPANSDQTNVRENINRGYSQDSTRIVVLKPSPGRTHMVSPRTQSPQSFYQGNGNDEVLESIKVSKEMTLQMHPNDKTLHSSVFSSGYSSDESFDKSYHDLEAMSPMPRHSWDCIINVCGSPYSTQSLGRATCSPESLVCIEAKKRLSERWNVITSVEKGHQEHSCVTGNSTLGEMLSLSLVKKSVTSEVESANKHQEEPSKSVSCSQSFNEEMSIDDSPQNVSLSNSVPASSTVYEPDLSVDADKEHGSKVVAKSKRKRSSFKGKVASFLFSMSKKSTKKKSSTSQPKDEFESAVTETSIPQANSPGVLGDNVSQSFNVGEFEESLAAKCESLGKTSTDSVSSEQEDMITLEPGSSESKLVVLEVSTDKQDQPSSISVLESTFEDYNTAHESLQCMKSAHMESPEPLKSNLIDKSPPIESVARTLSWDDDSCGELTSHYYNPLKPLRTSSLETKLEEHEWLLLVQKLLSVSGLDDDDDQEQQQYESFHTRFHSLESPLDPSLRDTYANINDNKDNTQPLNEAKRRKMRSNKKLIFDCVNDALLEVVSCDDGSENYFKMYCGTNRRTFQLQEGSCLMDHIVAYMKELIANGMRFVWGGDSHSLVVENVVRKEVVHVGLVEVMRMEIEALGREIEETIIEELVENVVLDITSR, encoded by the exons ATGTCCAAAGAAAAAAACTCCAAGCACAATCCATCAAATCTAGTTGCCAAATTAATGGGGCTTGAAACCCTTCCAAAGGGAGAGCCTAATTTATCGAAAGATTATTCTCAAGATATTTATGGTCATCTAGGGTGGCCATTGAAACATCGAAAGGTGGAAGATAGGTTTATGATGTGTAATAAGGAAGTTCATCATTCAAGCGCGGAACAGATTGGTTACAGAGATGGATATGAAACATGGCTGCAATCGCATAGAGGAAGGTGGAGGGAAGATTTTGATGAGGGAAAAATGGCTCTTGTTCATCAGAAATTCATCGAGGCGAAGAATATGTCGACACACGAGGCGCTGCGCCAGTCCAAGCAATTTGAAGATGCATTGGATATTTTAAGCTCAAACAATGATCTCTTGGTCAGGTTTTTGGATTCGCAAAAGCTTTATCAACTTCCCTCTACTCCATCTGACGATGCAAATCGCATTACCCTTATCAAACCTTTGAAGATGTTTGGAAATGACAAATCTTGTGGAAAGAGTAAGAAGAATGATAGATTGATTAAGAAACCAGCAAATTCTGATCAAACAAATGTAAGGGAGAATATTAATCGTGGATACTCTCAGGATTCTACTCGAATAGTGGTATTGAAGCCTAGTCCTGGAAGGACTCATATGGTTTCTCCGAGAACTCAATCACCTCAAAGTTTCTATCAGGGAAATGGAAATGATGAAGTACTCGAGTCCATAAAAGTGTCGAAAGAGATGACATTGCAAATGCATCCAAATGATAAAACTTTACATTCTTCAGTATTTTCCAGTGGCTATTCAAGTGATGAGAGCTTTGACAAATCTTATCATGATTTGGAAGCTATGTCGCCAATGCCAAGACATTCATGGGATTGCATCATCAATGTATGTGGAAGTCCTTATTCTACACAATCCTTGGGTCGTGCAACGTGTTCTCCCGAGTCATTGGTGTGCATAGAGGCAAAGAAACGGCTTTCCGAAAGATGGAACGTTATAACATCTGTTGAAAAAGGTCATCAAGAACATAGCTGTGTGACAGGAAACTCTACTCTCGGTGAAATGCTTTCTCTTTCCCTCGTAAAAAAATCAGTAACATCTGAGGTTGAAAGTGCGAATAAACACCAAGAAGAACCAAGCAAATCTGTTTCTTGCAGTCAATCTTTCAATGAAGAAATGAGCATAGATGATTCTCCTCAAAATGTTTCTCTGTCAAATTCTGTTCCTGCATCTTCTACTGTCTATGAACCTGACCTCAGCGTTGACGCTGACAAAGAACATGGCTCCAAGGTGGTGGCAAAGTCAAAGCGTAAGAGATCATCATTTAAAGGGAAGGTTGCAAGTTTCTTGTTTTCAATGAGTAAAAAATCAACCAAGAAAAAATCTAGCACATCTCAACCAAAAGACGAATTCGAATCGGCTGTCACCGAAACATCGATACCGCAAGCAAATTCACCTGGAGTCCTCGGAGATAATGTGTCTCAAAGCTTTAATGTTGGTGAATTTGAAGAATCTCTTGCAGCTAAATGTGAATCATTAGGCAAAACTTCAACAGATTCAGTCTCTAGTGAACAAGAAGACATGATTACACTAGAG CCTGGATCAAGTGAGTCAAAGCTTGTGGTGCTAGAGGTTTCAACTGATAAACAGGATCAGCCTAGTTCAATCTCAGTGTTAGAATCTACATTTGAAGATTACAATACAGCTCATGAGTCCTTGCAATGCATGAAAAGTGCTCACATGG AATCTCCGGAGCCTCTGAAGTCCAATTTGATTGACAAATCACCACCTATAGAATCAGTAGCTAGGACCCTATCATGGGATGATGATTCTTGTGGAGAGTTAACAAGTCATTATTATAATCCATTGAAACCTCTAAGAACTTCTTCCTTAGAGACCAAGTTAGAGGAACATGAATGGCTTCTCTTGGTCCAAAAGCTATTATCAGTATCTGgacttgatgatgatgatgatcaAGAACAACAACAGTATGAGTCATTTCACACAAGATTTCACTCCCTTGAAAGCCCATTGGACCCATCATTGAGGGACACATATGCCAACATAAATGACAACAAGGACAATACTCAGCCTCTTAATGAGGCTAAGAGAAGGAAAATGAGATCAAATAAAAAACTTATATTTGATTGTGTTAATGATGCATTATTGGAAGTTGTTAGTTGTGATGATGGGTCAGAGAATTACTTCAAGATGTACTGTGGGACCAACAGAAGGACCTTCCAGTTACAAGAGGGTTCATGTTTGATGGACCACATTGTGGCCTATATGAAGGAATTAATAGCAAATGGGATGAGGTTTGTTTGGGGTGGGGACAGTCACAGCCTGGTTGTAGAAAATGTTGTTAGGAAAGAGGTTGTGCATGTTGGGTTGGTCGAGGTAATGAGAATGGAGATTGAAGCTTTGGGAAGGGAAATAGAAGAAACTATCATAGAAGAACTTGTGGAGAATGTTGTGCTTGATATTACAAGCAGATGA